The Rudaeicoccus suwonensis sequence GCGCTTGCGGCGGCGGGGTCGGCGCGCAGGTGCTGGCGGATCAGCGGGCCGACCGGTGCCACCGCCGCCGTAGCCCCGGCCGCTGTCGTAACCGCCATCGCGCCCACCGGGCCCGGCAGCCGGACCCGCGCCACGCGTCGGCATCACGCGCGTCGAGTCGAAACCCTCGGCATACCCGCCGGCGTTCCAGCGATCGCCCGGCTGCACCGGCGCGCGGCCCGGTACCCGTGCCTGCCCCTGGCCGGGGGAGCGGACCGGGATCTGCTGGGGTTCTTCGGCGGGGCGTCGTCGAACGCGCGGGGGTCGTGCTGCCCCGCGGCGGGTGTCGACGATGATCGCGTCGTCGTCATCGGGCATCGCTCGAGGGTAACCCGGCCACCCGTCCGGCTCCTGTAACCTGGAAAGCGTGCCTGCTCCCGAAACGCCATCTCAGCACGGTGTTTCGGTGGTGATGCCGATCCTGAACGAGGAACGTCATCTGGCCGAATCCGTGCGCGGAATCCTCGCCCAGGAGTGGTCCGGGCCGATCGAGATCATCCTCGCGGTGGGCCCCAGCACCGACCGCACCGACGACGTTGCAGCGGCTCTGCAGCGGAACGACGCGCGGATCCGGCGTGTGGACAACCCGACCGGCCGCACCCCGGAGGCGCTGAACCGAGCGATCGCCGAGGCGTCATACGACATCGTCTGCCGCGTCGACGGTCACGGGATCCTGTCAACCGACTACCTCGCGACCGCCGTGCGCACTCTCGATGAGACCGGCGCCGCAAACGTCGGCGGCATCATGGATGCCGAAGGCACTACGCCGTTCGAGTGCGCGGTGGCCGTCGCGATGAAGTCCAAGATCGGTGTCGGCGGGGTCAAGTTCAAACAAGGCGGCAGCGCCGGTGAGGCCGACACGGTCTACCTCGGCGTCTTTCGGCGGGAATGGTTGGAGCGTGTCGGCGGGTATGACGAGCGCTTCACCCGCGCCCAGGACTGGGAGATGAACTTTCGCATCCGGGCTGCCGGCGGCGTCGTGTGGTTCACCCCCGAGATGCGGGTCGCCTACCGTCCGCGGGGCTCCTTCTCGGCGCTGTCGCGGCAGTACCGCGAGTACGGCCGGTGGCGCCGCGTCGTGGCCCGCCGGCACAAGGGTTCGATCAACGCGCGTTATCTCGCGCCACCGACCGCCGTCGCGCTAGTGGCGGCGGGCGCCGTCGGAGGTCTGCTGTGGCGGCCGCTGTGGGTGATCCCGCTCACGTATGCCGGTGGCGTTGTCCTCGGTGGCGCTTTCATCTCCGCCGGAGAGAAACCGTCAGTCCGCCTACGGGTTCCTGCCGTTCTCGCCACGATGCACATGTCGT is a genomic window containing:
- a CDS encoding glycosyltransferase family 2 protein; its protein translation is MPAPETPSQHGVSVVMPILNEERHLAESVRGILAQEWSGPIEIILAVGPSTDRTDDVAAALQRNDARIRRVDNPTGRTPEALNRAIAEASYDIVCRVDGHGILSTDYLATAVRTLDETGAANVGGIMDAEGTTPFECAVAVAMKSKIGVGGVKFKQGGSAGEADTVYLGVFRREWLERVGGYDERFTRAQDWEMNFRIRAAGGVVWFTPEMRVAYRPRGSFSALSRQYREYGRWRRVVARRHKGSINARYLAPPTAVALVAAGAVGGLLWRPLWVIPLTYAGGVVLGGAFISAGEKPSVRLRVPAVLATMHMSWGFGFLASRIRLTEDVQ